In a genomic window of Bacteroidota bacterium:
- a CDS encoding sigma-54-dependent Fis family transcriptional regulator produces MESSALQISPSSFQEEHGILGESVAMKKIVEVVQQVAPTDITVMITGESGVGKEVIAKAIHGASTRSKKPLVTVNSGAIPEGIIESELFGHERGSFTGAAGERKGYFELADNGTIFLDEIGEMPLSAQVKFLRILENGEFLRVGSSISRRVNVRVIAATNKNLEGEVRNNRFRSDLYYRLRSVNIAIPPLRDRREDVPVLFKAFVEELSAKNNVKFGGISDEAMRELMQYHWPGNVRELRNVTESMLVLEGGKILQPDDVRRYLKEYHSPKAEGRNLPAVTGRSVEQAERELILRALLEIKADVLELKNALQEHSAAMANVAQQVTDPMAIQSDVTLSLAEMEHKMIVEALHRSKGNRRAAARALNISERTLYRKIKEYNLE; encoded by the coding sequence ATGGAAAGTTCGGCACTACAGATATCACCCTCGAGTTTTCAGGAAGAACACGGCATTCTCGGCGAATCTGTTGCCATGAAGAAAATTGTTGAGGTAGTGCAGCAGGTTGCCCCTACCGACATCACCGTGATGATTACGGGAGAAAGCGGCGTCGGGAAGGAAGTGATTGCAAAAGCGATTCACGGCGCCAGCACGAGAAGCAAAAAGCCGCTGGTGACCGTAAACAGCGGGGCGATTCCCGAAGGAATTATCGAAAGCGAGTTGTTCGGGCATGAACGCGGCTCGTTTACCGGGGCTGCCGGCGAACGTAAAGGCTACTTCGAACTGGCAGATAACGGAACGATTTTTCTGGATGAGATCGGCGAGATGCCGCTTTCAGCGCAGGTGAAATTCTTGCGTATTCTTGAAAACGGGGAATTTCTTCGTGTAGGCTCGTCCATTTCACGGCGGGTCAACGTGCGGGTGATTGCCGCAACGAACAAGAATCTTGAGGGAGAAGTCCGCAACAACCGCTTCCGCTCGGATTTGTACTATCGGCTCCGCTCGGTGAACATTGCCATCCCACCCCTGCGCGATCGCAGGGAAGATGTGCCAGTGTTGTTCAAAGCATTTGTCGAAGAACTTTCCGCCAAGAACAATGTGAAGTTCGGCGGCATTTCCGACGAGGCGATGCGGGAATTGATGCAGTATCATTGGCCGGGCAACGTACGCGAACTGCGCAACGTAACGGAAAGCATGCTGGTGTTGGAGGGCGGGAAAATCCTTCAACCCGACGACGTACGCAGGTATCTCAAAGAATATCATTCGCCCAAAGCCGAAGGACGGAACCTTCCTGCCGTAACCGGCAGAAGCGTTGAACAGGCCGAACGGGAATTGATTCTCCGGGCGTTGCTGGAGATCAAGGCGGATGTTCTGGAACTCAAGAATGCATTGCAAGAGCATTCAGCGGCAATGGCAAACGTTGCACAGCAAGTCACCGACCCGATGGCTATACAATCTGATGTGACACTTTCGCTTGCCGAAATGGAACACAAAATGATCGTTGAGGCGCTGCACAGGTCGAAAGGAAACCGTCGTGCCGCGGCTCGTGCGCTGAACATCAGCGAGCGGACGCTGTATCGGAAAATCAAGGAATACAATCTCGAATGA
- a CDS encoding glycosyltransferase, with protein MAEFVLIAYITSLSILFIFGLHGFIMIYYYLKFKDQKRPAVQSLDEYPVVTVQLPVYNERYVVGRLIEASCAMIYPKEKLEIQVLDDSTDETVDVVAAHVEKYHKLGFDIRHVRRTNREGFKAGALKKGLASARGEFIAIFDADFVPRMDFLLKTIPHFNTDPAIGMVQTRWEHLNFDYSLLTRTQAMALDGHFVIEQSVRNKVGYFINFNGTAGVWRKSAIEDAGNWQADTLTEDLDLSYRAQLRG; from the coding sequence ATGGCTGAATTTGTACTGATTGCCTACATCACTTCGTTGTCAATCCTGTTCATCTTCGGATTGCACGGCTTCATCATGATCTATTACTATTTGAAATTCAAGGATCAGAAACGTCCCGCCGTACAATCCCTGGATGAGTATCCTGTTGTCACCGTGCAGTTGCCCGTGTACAACGAACGCTACGTTGTCGGCCGGTTGATTGAGGCATCCTGCGCGATGATCTATCCGAAGGAGAAGCTGGAGATTCAGGTGCTTGATGATTCGACGGATGAAACGGTTGATGTGGTTGCCGCGCATGTCGAGAAGTATCACAAGCTTGGCTTCGATATCCGACATGTGCGCCGCACGAACAGAGAGGGTTTCAAGGCAGGAGCATTGAAGAAAGGACTGGCATCGGCTCGAGGAGAGTTCATTGCCATCTTCGACGCCGATTTTGTGCCGAGAATGGATTTTCTGCTCAAGACCATCCCACACTTCAATACCGACCCGGCTATCGGGATGGTACAGACACGCTGGGAACATCTGAACTTCGACTACTCGCTGCTCACACGAACGCAGGCCATGGCGCTCGACGGGCATTTCGTGATCGAACAATCCGTCCGCAACAAAGTCGGCTACTTCATCAACTTCAACGGCACCGCAGGCGTGTGGCGCAAATCCGCCATCGAAGATGCGGGCAACTGGCAGGCCGATACACTGACGGAGGATCTCGACCTGAGCTATCGTGCACAGTTGAGAGG